GAACAGCGCCGGCAGGATACGCCGGGCGCGCCGGGCCCAGAAGTCGATGAAACTGAAGCGCCCGGCCTGACGCTCACGCCAAATAATGGAAGTGATCAGAAAGCCGGAAATGACGAAGAACACATCAACGCCGACGAAACCGCCGGTAATACCAGGAACGCCGAAGTGAAACAATACGACTGCGAGGACAGCGATGGCACGCAGGCCGTCGATGTCCCTGCGGTAAGCAAGAGTGGTCATAAGGATTGTGGTCAGTCTGTGACGAAAGGAGTGAGCGTAGTCGCGCGTACAATTTTTGTTACTTAACGGACACTTATGCCATAAAACGCGATGAATCTCGACGCAAAAAAAATGGCGCCCCATCGGGACGCCATTTTTTCGGACCTGAAACGCGGTATTACTTGCGCTTCATCGACAGGAAGAACTCGTCGTTGGTCTTGGTGGTTTTCAGCTTGTCGATCAGGAACTCGATGGCGGCCACTTCGTCCATCGGGTGCAGCAGCTTGCGCAGGATCCACATGCGCTGCAGTTCGTCGTCGGCGGTCAGCAACTCTTCACGGCGCGTACCGGAACGGTTGATGTTGATGGCCGGGAACACACGCTTTTCCGCGATACGACGGTCCAGGGGCAGTTCCATGTTGCCGGTACCCTTGAACTCTTCGTAGATCACTTCGTCCATCTTCGAGCCGGTTTCAACCAGCGCGGTAGCGATAATGGTCAGCGAGCCGCCTTCTTCGATGTTGCGCGCGGCGCCGAAGAAACGCTTTGGCTTCTCCAGTGCGTGGGCATCGACACCACCGGTCAGTACCTTGCCGGAGCTCGGGATCACGGTGTTGTAGGCACGGGCCAGACGGGTGATGGAGTCGAGCAGGATCACCACGTCTTTCTTGTGTTCGACCAGGCGCTTGGCCTTCTCGATCACCATTTCGGCAACCTGCACGTGGCGGGTTGGCGGCTCATCGAACGTCGAGGCAACCACTTCGCCGCGCACGGTGCGCTGCATTTCGGTCACTTCTTCCGGACGCTCATCGATCAGCAGCACGATCAGGTGAACTTCAGGATTGTTACGCGCGATGTTGGCTGCAATGTTCTGCAGCATGATCGTTTTACCGGCTTTCGGCGGTGCGACGATCAGGCCACGCTGGCCCTTGCCGATCGGGGCGCACAGGTCGATCACACGACCGGTCAAGTCTTCGGTGGAGCCGTTGCCGGCTTCCATCTTCATGCGCACGGTCGGGAACAGCGGGGTCAGGTTCTCGAAGAGAATCTTGTTTTTCGCGTTCTCGGGACGATCGAAGTTGATCGTGTCGACCTTGAGCAGGGCGAAATAACGCTCGCCTTCCTTCGGTGGTCGGATCTTGCCAACGATGGTGTCGCCGGTGCGCAAGTTGAAGCGACGGATCTGGCTCGGCGAGACGTAGATATCGTCTGGGCCGGCAAGATAGGAAGCGTCTGCGGAGCGGAGGAAGCCGAAGCCGTCCTGGAGAATCTCCAGCACGCCATCACCGGAGATTTCCTCGCCGCTTTTCGCGTGCTTCTTGAGCAGGGAGAAAATCACGTCCTGCTTGCGCGAACGGGCCATATTTTCTATGCCCATTTCTTCGGCCAGTTGGAGCAGGTCGGTAATCGGCTTTTGCTTGAGTTCAGTCAGATTCATATAGGAATGACGTAATCATTTATGGAGGGGGGAAATTAAGCTTTTGGCTTAATGAGGCCGCGCCGCAGAGAAGGCGACAGGATCGCGTACTAATCGAAAAGGAATGCGTCGGCGACGGCTTGCAGGGGGCAGTGGAGAAACCAGTGCGGGGCCGAATGTACCACCTGAATTTCGGAGCGTCTAGCCCTGTTTTACGAAAAAGCCCCGAGATTTTCGGGGCTTTTTTGACAACGCTTAGATGTTGGCGTCGAGGAAAGCTTGCAGCTGGGACTTCGACAGCGCGCCCACTTTAGTGGCTTCGACGTTGCCGTTCTTGAACAGCATCAACGTTGGAATACCACGCACGCCGTGCTTGGCCGGGGTTTCCTGGTTTTCATCGATGTTCAGCTTGGCAATGGTCAACTTGCCTTCGTAAGTGGTTGCAATGTCGTCCAGGACCGGAGCGATCATTTTGCAAGGGCCGCACCATTCAGCCCAGTAGTCAACCAGTACCGGGCTAGCAGCCTTGAGTACTTCGGCCTCAAAGGTCGCGTCGGTGACGTGCTTGATAAGATCGTTGCTCATGGATGTCTCCGGATTGTAAGCAAAAAAAACGTTGCCCATCATAGCCGCCCTTCCCCCGTTCAGGAAGCCGCCTCTGATTGAGTGTTGCTATGGCCGTGCATGACTTTGGGTATCGCCCGCTTACGGGGAGACGGGTGTGACGAAGGCAATGCCCGTGCGCAACGCCGCATTACGTACATGTTCCTGCATGGTTTTCTGCGCTGCCGCACTGGCGCGCCGGGCCAGGGCGCGCAGGATCTTGCGATGTTCCTGCCAGGTTTCCAGGGCGCGTTCCGGCCGGATGAACGGTAGTTTCTGGCTTTCCAGGAAGACCTCGGCGCTGGCGCTTAGAATACTCAGCATCGCCTGGTTGCCGCTGGCCAGCAGGATGCGCCGGTGGAACTCGAAGTCGAGCCGCGCGGCGGTTTCAAAGTCACCGGCCTTGAGCACCTTGCGCATGGCCTCGACATTGTCTTGGAGGCTGTCGAGCTCGTCGGTGGTCAATGTGACCGCCGCCAGACCGGCTGCGAACCCCTCAAGAGCGTAACGCAGCTGGAAGATGTCCAGCGGCGTGGCCTGCGCCGCAAACGGCCAGGCGAGTTCGGACGGAGGGTCCGGCGCCTGCACGAACACGCCCTTGCCCGGCTGCACACTGACCACACCCAGGGCGCTCAAGGACGATAACGCTTCGCGCAACGACGCCCGGCTCACGCCCAGCCGCACCGCTAAATCGCGTTGAGAGGGTAATGCATCCCCCGGCCCGAAGCCCTGCTCCTTAATCAGCTTGCGGATGGCCTGCAGGGCCGCCTCCGGTACGGCTTGGGCGATGGAATTCATGCAAAACTCACGGTTGAAGTCAACGGAGTGGCCAGTTGTAAAGCTATTCACGTCTGTCGGCAAGCCACGCCCCAAAGGGGCTCGCACGTTTTTCACGGCGCTCGAAAAGGGTGCGAAAAGCTCAGGCACTGTTCAGACCAGTAAGACCAACCCATCTCAATGCTTGCGTGCCTTGCAGACCATTCCGAGAGGGCTGGCATGGGCTATGCACTGAGCAAACCCAGAAAATTCCTTCGCCCTTCTCGGAGAGTTGCCATGACCAAGCGCTACAGCGCCCTGCTCACTGCCCTGTTTGCCAGCCTGATGCTGAGCCAGGCACCCGCCCAGGCCAACGGTCTGGACGATATCGTCGCCCGTGGCACCCTCAAGGTTGCTGTGCCGCAGGACTTCCCGCCATTCGGGTCGGTGGGACCTGACATGAAGCCCCGCGGCCTGGACATCGACACCGCCAAGCTGTTGGCCGACCAACTCAACGTCAAGCTGGAATTGACCCCGGTCAACAGCACCAACCGCATCCCGTTCCTCACCACTGGCAAGGTGGACCTGGTGATCTCCAGCCTGGGCAAGAACCCCGAGCGCGAAAAGGTCATTGACTTCTCCAGGGCCTATGCACCGTTCTACCTCGCCGTATTCGGCCCGCCTGACGCAGCGGTCAGCAGCACCGACGACCTCAAAGGCAAGACCATCAGCGTGACCCGTGGCGCCATTGAGGACATCGCGCTGACGGCTGTCGCGCCCAAAGAGGCGACCATCAAGCGCTTTGAAGACAACAATTCGACCATCGCCGCCTACCTGGCCGG
This genomic stretch from Pseudomonas orientalis harbors:
- the rho gene encoding transcription termination factor Rho, producing the protein MNLTELKQKPITDLLQLAEEMGIENMARSRKQDVIFSLLKKHAKSGEEISGDGVLEILQDGFGFLRSADASYLAGPDDIYVSPSQIRRFNLRTGDTIVGKIRPPKEGERYFALLKVDTINFDRPENAKNKILFENLTPLFPTVRMKMEAGNGSTEDLTGRVIDLCAPIGKGQRGLIVAPPKAGKTIMLQNIAANIARNNPEVHLIVLLIDERPEEVTEMQRTVRGEVVASTFDEPPTRHVQVAEMVIEKAKRLVEHKKDVVILLDSITRLARAYNTVIPSSGKVLTGGVDAHALEKPKRFFGAARNIEEGGSLTIIATALVETGSKMDEVIYEEFKGTGNMELPLDRRIAEKRVFPAININRSGTRREELLTADDELQRMWILRKLLHPMDEVAAIEFLIDKLKTTKTNDEFFLSMKRK
- a CDS encoding FadR/GntR family transcriptional regulator, producing the protein MNSIAQAVPEAALQAIRKLIKEQGFGPGDALPSQRDLAVRLGVSRASLREALSSLSALGVVSVQPGKGVFVQAPDPPSELAWPFAAQATPLDIFQLRYALEGFAAGLAAVTLTTDELDSLQDNVEAMRKVLKAGDFETAARLDFEFHRRILLASGNQAMLSILSASAEVFLESQKLPFIRPERALETWQEHRKILRALARRASAAAQKTMQEHVRNAALRTGIAFVTPVSP
- a CDS encoding transporter substrate-binding domain-containing protein; its protein translation is MTKRYSALLTALFASLMLSQAPAQANGLDDIVARGTLKVAVPQDFPPFGSVGPDMKPRGLDIDTAKLLADQLNVKLELTPVNSTNRIPFLTTGKVDLVISSLGKNPEREKVIDFSRAYAPFYLAVFGPPDAAVSSTDDLKGKTISVTRGAIEDIALTAVAPKEATIKRFEDNNSTIAAYLAGQVDLIASGNVVMVAISERNPKRVPALKVKLKDSPVYVGVNKNEPALLEKVNQILVAAKADGSLEKNALQWLKEPLPADL
- the trxA gene encoding thioredoxin TrxA, which codes for MSNDLIKHVTDATFEAEVLKAASPVLVDYWAEWCGPCKMIAPVLDDIATTYEGKLTIAKLNIDENQETPAKHGVRGIPTLMLFKNGNVEATKVGALSKSQLQAFLDANI